Proteins encoded by one window of Drosophila melanogaster chromosome X:
- the CG17450 gene encoding uncharacterized protein, isoform A — MSHNGAGLGAGSGGSPIPPTTVMYSQLQPWSQAGAPPCMEPVMGPSIPPRVGAAYETPTKHPWRPAMAYELIQVKHMPEQPVTNQLTKQCFLPKGMKTDGMIFPNLVTGFDRNPQHAARAALYTRYTSNEWYNNNMTKYSESNMNRNLSERMRNDAVRLMRETDEKATSGQRDAGRRLGERITDLTFWRNELNAELEKLIAEMSDINELQRQCGKALLDLEIPLHIAQECLFHRESRQGTEKVHDIVEKALLVEINNLRNSRDRLGGLHEKISKQALDCRGAQHLLEDDVSHKESSLGIDSMCHQLNNHSRGITYYGGIEKFDPSVSTQESWAQASSEHVRRSQAERAKLSQLRSDAQSVVNSVATTVWDFWSNTNNAFDRRSQEMAEAKNRVQLHLQKVQQELFDMEKHLFLLQKAIQDKSGPLKVAQTRLEARSHREGVELCKDHAQDRLVQEVQDIQGAVETLHHKLMEAEATHQGLLKTRCTLEVDLRNKVNALFIDREKCMSLRRSFPVSNLIKY; from the exons ATGAGTCACAATGGGGCTGGTTTGGGAGCCGGATCCGGCGGATCGCCCATCCCGCCAACCACGGTCATGTATTCCCAATTGCAGCCATGGAGCCAGGCGGGCGCTCCGCCCTGCATGGAGCCCGTCATGGGGCCTTCGATCCCGCCGAGAGTTGGCGCCGCCTACGAGACGCCCACGAAGCACCCGTGGCGCCCTGCTATGGCCTATGAGCTAATCCAGGTGAAGCATATGCCCGAGCAGCCGGTGACCAACCAGCTGACCAAGCAGTGCTTCCTGCCCAAGGGCATGAAGACGGACGGCATGATATTCCCCAACTTGGTCACCGGGTTCGATCGCAATCCACAGCACGCCGCCCGGGCTGCCCTCTACACGCGGTACACCAGCAACGAGTggtacaacaacaacatgacCAAGTACTCCGAGTCGAACATGAATCG CAACCTCTCGGAGCGCATGCGGAATGACGCAGTGCGTCTGATGCGGGAGACGGACGAGAAGGCCACCTCGGGCCAGAGGGACGCCGGCCGAAGGCTGGGCGAGCGCATCACCGACCTGACCTTCTGGCGCAACGAGCTGAACGCGGAGCTGGAGAAGCTGATCGCCGAGATGTCGGACATCAACGAGCTGCAGCGGCAGTGCGGCAAGGCACTTCTCGACCTGGAGATACCACTGCACATCGCCCAGGAGTGCCTCTTTCACCGAGAGTCGCGCCAGGGCACGGAGAAGGTGCATGACATCGTGGAGAAGGCCCTCCTCGTTGAGATCAACAACTTGAGGAACTCCCGTGACCGGCTAGGCGGCCTGCACGAGAAGATCTCGAAGCAGGCCCTCGACTGCCGCGGCGCCCAGCATCTCCTCGAGGACGATGTGTCGCACAAGGAGTCCTCGCTCGGCATCGACTCCATGTGCCACCAGCTGAACAACCACAGCCGCGGCATCACCTACTACGGCGGCATCGAGAAGTTCGATCCCTCGGTCAGCACCCAGGAGTCCTGGGCGCAGGCCAGCAGCGAGCACGTCCGCCG TTCCCAGGCGGAGCGCGCGAAGCTTTCCCAGCTGCGGAGCGATGCCCAGAGTGTGGTCAACTCGGTGGCCACCACCGTGTGGGACTTCTGGAGCAACACGAACAACGCCTTCGATCGCCGCTCGCAGGAGATGGCCGAGGCGAAGAACCGGGTGCAGCTGCACCTTCAGAAGGTCCAACAGGAGCTGTTCGACATGGAGAAGCATCTCTTCCTCCTGCAGAAGGCCATCCAGGACAAGTCCGGGCCGTTGAAAGTGGCCCAGACGCGGCTGGAGGCCCGCTCCCACCGCGAGGGCGTCGAGCTGTGCAAGGACCACGCCCAGGACCGCCTTGTCCAGGAGGTGCAGGACATCCAGGGTGCAGTGGAGACGCTGCACCACAAGCTGATGGAGGCGGAGGCCACCCATCAGGGCCTACTAAAGACGCGCTGCACCCTGGAGGTGGATCTGCGCAACAAAGTCAATGCCCTGTTCATCGACCGAGAGAAGTGCATGAGTCTCCGGCGCTCCTTCCCGGTCAGCAATCTGATCAAGTACTGA
- the CG17450 gene encoding uncharacterized protein, isoform B: MLCWANEDHYLSQRYPNPQQKAPETLKNLLLRSSVPIVSAPNPEKDSHFAGTMAPLKGQEVLKFHKHSYLENRIFDHRLVKDNLLDKWPTADMNEYNERKDHRNLMESYPWSQAGAPPCMEPVMGPSIPPRVGAAYETPTKHPWRPAMAYELIQVKHMPEQPVTNQLTKQCFLPKGMKTDGMIFPNLVTGFDRNPQHAARAALYTRYTSNEWYNNNMTKYSESNMNRNLSERMRNDAVRLMRETDEKATSGQRDAGRRLGERITDLTFWRNELNAELEKLIAEMSDINELQRQCGKALLDLEIPLHIAQECLFHRESRQGTEKVHDIVEKALLVEINNLRNSRDRLGGLHEKISKQALDCRGAQHLLEDDVSHKESSLGIDSMCHQLNNHSRGITYYGGIEKFDPSVSTQESWAQASSEHVRRSQAERAKLSQLRSDAQSVVNSVATTVWDFWSNTNNAFDRRSQEMAEAKNRVQLHLQKVQQELFDMEKHLFLLQKAIQDKSGPLKVAQTRLEARSHREGVELCKDHAQDRLVQEVQDIQGAVETLHHKLMEAEATHQGLLKTRCTLEVDLRNKVNALFIDREKCMSLRRSFPVSNLIKY; encoded by the exons ATGCTCTGCTGGGCCAACGAGGATCACTATCTGAGCCAACGCTACCCGAATCCGCAGCAAAAGGCGCCAGAAACGCTTAAGAACCTGCTGTTGCGATCCAGTGTACCGATAGTGAGTGCTCCGAATCCCGAGAAGGACTCGCATTTCGCCGGCACCATGGCACCGCTCAAGGGTCAGGAGGTGCTTAAGTTCCACAAGCACTCCTACCTCGAGAACCGCATCTTCGATCACCGCCTGGTCAAGGACAACCTGCTGGACAAGTGGCCCACCGCTGACATGAACGAGTACAACGAGCGCAAGGACCACCGCAACCTCATGGAGTCCTAT CCATGGAGCCAGGCGGGCGCTCCGCCCTGCATGGAGCCCGTCATGGGGCCTTCGATCCCGCCGAGAGTTGGCGCCGCCTACGAGACGCCCACGAAGCACCCGTGGCGCCCTGCTATGGCCTATGAGCTAATCCAGGTGAAGCATATGCCCGAGCAGCCGGTGACCAACCAGCTGACCAAGCAGTGCTTCCTGCCCAAGGGCATGAAGACGGACGGCATGATATTCCCCAACTTGGTCACCGGGTTCGATCGCAATCCACAGCACGCCGCCCGGGCTGCCCTCTACACGCGGTACACCAGCAACGAGTggtacaacaacaacatgacCAAGTACTCCGAGTCGAACATGAATCG CAACCTCTCGGAGCGCATGCGGAATGACGCAGTGCGTCTGATGCGGGAGACGGACGAGAAGGCCACCTCGGGCCAGAGGGACGCCGGCCGAAGGCTGGGCGAGCGCATCACCGACCTGACCTTCTGGCGCAACGAGCTGAACGCGGAGCTGGAGAAGCTGATCGCCGAGATGTCGGACATCAACGAGCTGCAGCGGCAGTGCGGCAAGGCACTTCTCGACCTGGAGATACCACTGCACATCGCCCAGGAGTGCCTCTTTCACCGAGAGTCGCGCCAGGGCACGGAGAAGGTGCATGACATCGTGGAGAAGGCCCTCCTCGTTGAGATCAACAACTTGAGGAACTCCCGTGACCGGCTAGGCGGCCTGCACGAGAAGATCTCGAAGCAGGCCCTCGACTGCCGCGGCGCCCAGCATCTCCTCGAGGACGATGTGTCGCACAAGGAGTCCTCGCTCGGCATCGACTCCATGTGCCACCAGCTGAACAACCACAGCCGCGGCATCACCTACTACGGCGGCATCGAGAAGTTCGATCCCTCGGTCAGCACCCAGGAGTCCTGGGCGCAGGCCAGCAGCGAGCACGTCCGCCG TTCCCAGGCGGAGCGCGCGAAGCTTTCCCAGCTGCGGAGCGATGCCCAGAGTGTGGTCAACTCGGTGGCCACCACCGTGTGGGACTTCTGGAGCAACACGAACAACGCCTTCGATCGCCGCTCGCAGGAGATGGCCGAGGCGAAGAACCGGGTGCAGCTGCACCTTCAGAAGGTCCAACAGGAGCTGTTCGACATGGAGAAGCATCTCTTCCTCCTGCAGAAGGCCATCCAGGACAAGTCCGGGCCGTTGAAAGTGGCCCAGACGCGGCTGGAGGCCCGCTCCCACCGCGAGGGCGTCGAGCTGTGCAAGGACCACGCCCAGGACCGCCTTGTCCAGGAGGTGCAGGACATCCAGGGTGCAGTGGAGACGCTGCACCACAAGCTGATGGAGGCGGAGGCCACCCATCAGGGCCTACTAAAGACGCGCTGCACCCTGGAGGTGGATCTGCGCAACAAAGTCAATGCCCTGTTCATCGACCGAGAGAAGTGCATGAGTCTCCGGCGCTCCTTCCCGGTCAGCAATCTGATCAAGTACTGA
- the CG33502 gene encoding uncharacterized protein codes for MSKFLSQAALNTLRNTRLGSRQLVRSFKGISNTRNHRIPAHQESGCGHSVGCGLLELRMPVACRRSMFIQTQDTPNPESLKFLPGVDVLGKGNTYDFPNGTTAHNSPLAKLLFRVEGVKGVFFGADFVTISKQEGAEWSLIKPEVFAVIMDFFASGLPVLNDAQPNADTEILEDDDETVMMIKELLDTRIRPTVQEDGGDIVFMGYEGGVVKLKMQGSCSSCPSSIVTLKNGVQNMLQFYIPEVESVEQVFDEADRMIESEFERFEKNLKTLKQQEPSGGGPH; via the exons ATGTCGAAATTTCTGTCCCAAGCCGCCCTAAATACGCTGCGAAACACGCGCCTGGGGTCGCGGCAACT GGTGCGCAGTTTTAAGGGCATCTCCAACACGCGTAACCATCGCATACCGGCTCACCAGGAATCGGGATGTGGTCACTCAGTGGGATGCGGGCTGCTAGAGTTGCGGATGCCGGTGGCGTGCAGGAGGAGCATGTTCATCCAGACGCAGGACACTCCGAATCCGGAGAGCTTGAAGTTCCTGCCCGGCGTGGACGTCCTGGGAAAGGGGAACACGTACGACTTCCCCAACGGAACCACCGCCCACAACAGTCCTTTGG CCAAATTGCTGTTCCGCGTGGAGGGCGTTAAGGGCGTGTTCTTTGGCGCCGACTTCGTCACCATCTCGAAGCAGGAGGGCGCCGAGTGGAGCCTGATTAAGCCAGAGGTGTTTGCCGTCATAATGGACTTCTTTGCCAGCGGCTTACCAGTTCTCAACGATGCCCAGCCCAATGCGGACACCGAGATCCtcgaggacgacgacgagaCGGTAATGATGATCAAGGAGCTGCTGGACACGCGCATCCGACCCACCGTCCAGGAGGACGGCGGCGACATCGTCTTCATGGGCTACGAGGGCGGCGTGGTCAAGCTAAAGATGCAaggctcctgctcctcctgtcCCAGCTCCATTGTGACGCTGAAGAACGGAGTGCAGAACATGCTGCAATTCTACATACCGGAGGTGGAGTCCGTTGAGCAGGTCTTCGACGAGGCGGACAGGATGATCGAGAGCGAGTTTGAGCGCTTCGAAAAGAACCTCAAGACGCTCAAGCAGCAGGAGCCCAGTGGCGGCGGTCCCCATTAG
- the CG32820 gene encoding uncharacterized protein, isoform A, with protein MLCWANEDHYLSQRYPNPQQKAPETLKNLLLRSSVPIVGAPNPEKDSHFAGTMAPLKGQEVLKFHKHSYLENRIFDHRLVKDNLLDKWPTADMNEYNERKDHRNLMESYPWSQAGAPPCMEPVMGPSIPPRVGAAYETPTKHPWRPAMAYELIQVKHMPEQPVTNQLTKQCFLPKGMKTDGMIFPNLVTGFDRNPQHAARAALYTRYTSNEWYNNNMTKYSESNMNRNLSERMRNDAVRLMRETDEKATSGQRDAGRRLGERITDLTFWRNELNAELEKLIAEMSDINELQRQCGKALLDLEIPLHIAQECLFHRESRQGTEKVHDIVEKALLVEINNLRNSRDRLGGLHEKISKQALDCRGAQHLLEDDVSHKESSLGIDSMCHQLNNHSRGITYYGGIEKFDPSVSTQESWAQASSEHVRRSQAERAKLSQLRSDAQSVVNSVATTVWDFWSNTNNAFDRRSQEMAEAKNRVQLHLQKVQQELFDMEKHLFLLQKAIQDKSGPLKVAQTRLEARSHREGVELCKDHAQDRLVQEVQDIQGAVETLHHKLMEAEATHQGLLKTRCTLEVDLRNKVNALFIDREKCMSLRRSFPVSNLIKY; from the exons ATGCTCTGCTGGGCCAACGAGGATCACTATCTGAGCCAACGCTACCCGAATCCGCAGCAAAAGGCGCCAGAAACGCTTAAGAACCTGCTGTTGCGATCCAGTGTACCGATAGTGGGTGCTCCGAATCCCGAGAAGGACTCGCATTTCGCCGGCACCATGGCACCGCTCAAGGGTCAGGAGGTGCTTAAGTTCCACAAGCACTCCTACCTCGAGAACCGCATCTTCGATCACCGCCTGGTCAAGGACAACCTGCTGGACAAGTGGCCCACCGCTGACATGAACGAGTACAACGAGCGCAAGGACCACCGCAACCTCATGGAGTCCTAT CCATGGAGCCAGGCGGGCGCTCCGCCCTGCATGGAGCCCGTCATGGGGCCTTCGATCCCGCCGAGAGTTGGCGCCGCCTACGAGACGCCCACGAAGCACCCGTGGCGCCCTGCTATGGCCTATGAGCTAATCCAGGTGAAGCATATGCCCGAGCAGCCGGTGACCAACCAGCTGACCAAGCAGTGCTTCCTGCCCAAGGGCATGAAGACGGACGGCATGATATTCCCCAACTTGGTCACCGGGTTCGATCGCAATCCACAGCACGCCGCCCGGGCTGCCCTCTACACGCGGTACACCAGCAACGAGTggtacaacaacaacatgacCAAGTACTCCGAGTCGAACATGAATCG CAACCTCTCGGAGCGCATGCGGAATGACGCAGTGCGTCTGATGCGGGAGACGGACGAGAAGGCCACCTCGGGCCAGAGGGACGCCGGCCGAAGGCTGGGCGAGCGCATCACCGACCTGACCTTCTGGCGCAACGAGCTGAACGCGGAGCTGGAGAAGCTGATCGCCGAGATGTCGGACATCAACGAGCTGCAGCGGCAGTGCGGCAAGGCACTTCTCGACCTGGAGATACCACTGCACATCGCCCAGGAGTGCCTCTTTCACCGAGAGTCGCGCCAGGGCACGGAGAAGGTGCATGACATCGTGGAGAAGGCCCTCCTCGTTGAGATCAACAACTTGAGGAACTCCCGTGACCGGCTAGGCGGCCTGCACGAGAAGATCTCGAAGCAGGCCCTCGACTGCCGCGGCGCCCAGCATCTCCTCGAGGACGATGTGTCGCACAAGGAGTCCTCGCTCGGCATCGACTCCATGTGCCACCAGCTGAACAACCACAGCCGCGGCATCACCTACTACGGCGGCATCGAGAAGTTCGATCCCTCGGTCAGCACCCAGGAGTCCTGGGCGCAGGCCAGCAGCGAGCACGTCCGCCG TTCCCAGGCGGAGCGCGCGAAGCTTTCCCAGCTGCGGAGCGATGCCCAGAGTGTGGTCAACTCGGTGGCCACCACCGTGTGGGACTTCTGGAGCAACACGAACAACGCCTTCGATCGCCGCTCGCAGGAGATGGCCGAGGCGAAGAACCGGGTGCAGCTGCACCTTCAGAAGGTCCAACAGGAGCTGTTCGACATGGAGAAGCATCTCTTCCTCCTGCAGAAGGCCATCCAGGACAAGTCCGGGCCGTTGAAAGTGGCCCAGACGCGGCTGGAGGCCCGCTCCCACCGCGAGGGCGTCGAGCTGTGCAAGGACCACGCCCAGGACCGCCTCGTCCAGGAGGTGCAGGACATCCAGGGTGCCGTGGAGACGCTGCACCACAAGCTGATGGAGGCGGAGGCCACCCATCAGGGCCTACTAAAGACGCGCTGCACCCTGGAGGTGGATCTGCGCAACAAAGTCAATGCCCTGTTCATCGACCGAGAGAAGTGCATGAGTCTCCGGCGCTCCTTCCCGGTCAGCAATCTGATCAAGTACTGA
- the CG32820 gene encoding uncharacterized protein, isoform B produces MSHNGAGLGAGSGGSPIPPTTVMYSQLQPWSQAGAPPCMEPVMGPSIPPRVGAAYETPTKHPWRPAMAYELIQVKHMPEQPVTNQLTKQCFLPKGMKTDGMIFPNLVTGFDRNPQHAARAALYTRYTSNEWYNNNMTKYSESNMNRNLSERMRNDAVRLMRETDEKATSGQRDAGRRLGERITDLTFWRNELNAELEKLIAEMSDINELQRQCGKALLDLEIPLHIAQECLFHRESRQGTEKVHDIVEKALLVEINNLRNSRDRLGGLHEKISKQALDCRGAQHLLEDDVSHKESSLGIDSMCHQLNNHSRGITYYGGIEKFDPSVSTQESWAQASSEHVRRSQAERAKLSQLRSDAQSVVNSVATTVWDFWSNTNNAFDRRSQEMAEAKNRVQLHLQKVQQELFDMEKHLFLLQKAIQDKSGPLKVAQTRLEARSHREGVELCKDHAQDRLVQEVQDIQGAVETLHHKLMEAEATHQGLLKTRCTLEVDLRNKVNALFIDREKCMSLRRSFPVSNLIKY; encoded by the exons ATGAGTCACAATGGGGCTGGTTTGGGAGCCGGATCCGGCGGATCGCCCATCCCGCCAACCACGGTCATGTATTCCCAATTGCAGCCATGGAGCCAGGCGGGCGCTCCGCCCTGCATGGAGCCCGTCATGGGGCCTTCGATCCCGCCGAGAGTTGGCGCCGCCTACGAGACGCCCACGAAGCACCCGTGGCGCCCTGCTATGGCCTATGAGCTAATCCAGGTGAAGCATATGCCCGAGCAGCCGGTGACCAACCAGCTGACCAAGCAGTGCTTCCTGCCCAAGGGCATGAAGACGGACGGCATGATATTCCCCAACTTGGTCACCGGGTTCGATCGCAATCCACAGCACGCCGCCCGGGCTGCCCTCTACACGCGGTACACCAGCAACGAGTggtacaacaacaacatgacCAAGTACTCCGAGTCGAACATGAATCG CAACCTCTCGGAGCGCATGCGGAATGACGCAGTGCGTCTGATGCGGGAGACGGACGAGAAGGCCACCTCGGGCCAGAGGGACGCCGGCCGAAGGCTGGGCGAGCGCATCACCGACCTGACCTTCTGGCGCAACGAGCTGAACGCGGAGCTGGAGAAGCTGATCGCCGAGATGTCGGACATCAACGAGCTGCAGCGGCAGTGCGGCAAGGCACTTCTCGACCTGGAGATACCACTGCACATCGCCCAGGAGTGCCTCTTTCACCGAGAGTCGCGCCAGGGCACGGAGAAGGTGCATGACATCGTGGAGAAGGCCCTCCTCGTTGAGATCAACAACTTGAGGAACTCCCGTGACCGGCTAGGCGGCCTGCACGAGAAGATCTCGAAGCAGGCCCTCGACTGCCGCGGCGCCCAGCATCTCCTCGAGGACGATGTGTCGCACAAGGAGTCCTCGCTCGGCATCGACTCCATGTGCCACCAGCTGAACAACCACAGCCGCGGCATCACCTACTACGGCGGCATCGAGAAGTTCGATCCCTCGGTCAGCACCCAGGAGTCCTGGGCGCAGGCCAGCAGCGAGCACGTCCGCCG TTCCCAGGCGGAGCGCGCGAAGCTTTCCCAGCTGCGGAGCGATGCCCAGAGTGTGGTCAACTCGGTGGCCACCACCGTGTGGGACTTCTGGAGCAACACGAACAACGCCTTCGATCGCCGCTCGCAGGAGATGGCCGAGGCGAAGAACCGGGTGCAGCTGCACCTTCAGAAGGTCCAACAGGAGCTGTTCGACATGGAGAAGCATCTCTTCCTCCTGCAGAAGGCCATCCAGGACAAGTCCGGGCCGTTGAAAGTGGCCCAGACGCGGCTGGAGGCCCGCTCCCACCGCGAGGGCGTCGAGCTGTGCAAGGACCACGCCCAGGACCGCCTCGTCCAGGAGGTGCAGGACATCCAGGGTGCCGTGGAGACGCTGCACCACAAGCTGATGGAGGCGGAGGCCACCCATCAGGGCCTACTAAAGACGCGCTGCACCCTGGAGGTGGATCTGCGCAACAAAGTCAATGCCCTGTTCATCGACCGAGAGAAGTGCATGAGTCTCCGGCGCTCCTTCCCGGTCAGCAATCTGATCAAGTACTGA